A window from Corynebacterium singulare encodes these proteins:
- a CDS encoding choice-of-anchor M domain-containing protein gives MARFRPIALITCAALLASPATAVAGPDDGKHVATQTHIDSPKSFWENNSLTLKSHSADSDHDLEDTVTWVGKGWDQNGANQYQFTVPDDPALAFAGQAGKTYYMAPASVNGSLDPVWMGFGADTELPVDDFRDNIASLDLLSVDGPGDVEMFGYYPGPGGLQRFFGTTESAPHSAWLTSGTHTHNYTVFSKPGRYELTYRTTARNKDGQLIASEPVTTSIQVGGERPLKEATPSLHERFDKAASGDASAKNYKLSIAPKKKQEKDGDENLSSIDFSGGTNGTLTLLIDGYFLTDLPVTDGKAHFDELLGPEDATIQAVYTPEDGSPRWISEALDYSEGAQLSTTSETSAESWTETSNPRELSSGEEISISNPGITARAVPEGKDATRIIVEAADKKLEGYVHGGFFNGDSEYADIPFDGVITNGRAEFVVGADKSFDGNRIRLDILPHPTVTSNSGSITVTDSFSFGQTYEAQGALGKASTAPSTTPGAQEPSQTEAGPHTGLCTTKKVLDHGHVDIAATRDGDSFTARLKDETAIVDKKTVERPLDDVVLAVHDNALRARPEVLKGKEFDYLGTDKFYLLPQTQEQGIIWPGYNTQSLNYADYKDGTVTLNIKPTEMPEGAAIGLFTTEGLGKAFTPLVNSAEGDYSIDTTFASHTHTNWAFTKPGLYTLDVTYTATTTDGKDITSAPQTLTVAAGDAAIADCVSAKGGKEDPTTPGTPNTPDNSSKPDTSSKGITSSKPKLDRLWGLVLPVVLAIVFQGFLNFFTDHRQQIESRINGLFGR, from the coding sequence GTGGCACGATTCCGTCCCATAGCGCTGATTACCTGCGCCGCCCTCCTCGCCTCTCCTGCTACCGCAGTCGCTGGCCCAGACGATGGCAAGCACGTAGCTACCCAAACCCACATCGACTCCCCCAAGTCCTTCTGGGAGAACAACTCCCTCACCCTCAAATCGCACTCGGCGGATTCTGACCATGACCTCGAGGACACCGTGACATGGGTGGGTAAAGGCTGGGACCAGAACGGCGCTAATCAGTACCAGTTCACCGTTCCGGACGACCCTGCCCTCGCTTTTGCTGGCCAGGCAGGAAAAACCTATTACATGGCCCCTGCCAGCGTTAATGGCAGCCTGGATCCGGTGTGGATGGGCTTCGGTGCGGACACCGAGCTGCCTGTCGACGATTTCCGTGACAACATCGCCTCCCTTGACCTTCTGAGTGTCGACGGCCCTGGCGACGTCGAGATGTTCGGCTACTACCCCGGCCCCGGCGGTCTTCAGCGTTTCTTCGGCACCACCGAGAGCGCTCCTCATTCGGCATGGCTGACTAGCGGCACGCATACCCACAACTACACGGTCTTTTCCAAGCCAGGCCGTTACGAGCTCACGTACCGCACCACTGCCCGCAACAAGGACGGACAACTCATCGCCTCCGAACCGGTAACCACCTCCATTCAGGTCGGTGGTGAGCGTCCGCTGAAGGAAGCAACTCCCTCCCTCCATGAGCGCTTCGACAAGGCAGCCTCCGGCGATGCCTCCGCTAAGAACTACAAGCTCAGCATTGCCCCGAAAAAGAAGCAGGAAAAGGACGGTGACGAGAACCTGTCCTCGATCGACTTTTCTGGCGGCACCAACGGCACGCTCACGCTGCTTATCGACGGCTACTTCCTCACCGACCTCCCCGTCACGGACGGTAAGGCACACTTTGACGAGCTCCTCGGCCCGGAAGACGCAACAATCCAAGCTGTCTACACCCCTGAGGACGGCTCGCCGCGGTGGATCTCGGAGGCACTCGATTATTCCGAGGGAGCGCAGCTGAGCACCACCTCTGAGACCTCCGCAGAGTCGTGGACGGAGACGTCCAACCCGCGAGAGTTGTCCTCCGGTGAGGAGATTTCCATTTCCAATCCGGGCATCACCGCCCGTGCGGTGCCGGAAGGCAAGGATGCCACACGCATCATCGTTGAAGCTGCCGATAAGAAGCTCGAGGGCTACGTCCATGGAGGCTTCTTCAATGGGGATAGTGAGTACGCCGACATCCCCTTCGACGGCGTCATCACCAACGGCCGCGCCGAGTTTGTCGTCGGCGCCGATAAGAGCTTCGACGGCAACCGCATCCGCCTCGATATCCTTCCGCACCCAACGGTCACATCCAACTCTGGATCCATCACGGTGACGGATTCCTTCTCCTTCGGTCAGACGTATGAGGCACAGGGCGCGTTGGGCAAGGCGTCGACCGCGCCAAGCACCACGCCTGGTGCTCAAGAGCCTTCACAGACCGAAGCCGGACCACACACCGGCCTGTGCACCACGAAGAAGGTCCTAGACCACGGCCACGTCGACATCGCCGCGACCCGCGACGGTGACTCTTTCACCGCTCGCCTCAAGGACGAAACCGCCATCGTGGACAAGAAGACTGTAGAGCGTCCGCTCGATGACGTCGTCCTCGCCGTCCACGACAACGCCCTGCGAGCCCGCCCAGAAGTTCTGAAGGGCAAGGAATTTGATTACCTGGGCACGGACAAGTTCTATCTGTTGCCCCAAACCCAGGAGCAGGGCATCATCTGGCCGGGCTATAACACCCAGTCTCTGAACTACGCCGACTACAAGGACGGCACGGTCACCCTCAACATCAAGCCAACTGAGATGCCAGAAGGCGCGGCTATTGGTCTGTTCACCACTGAGGGCTTGGGCAAGGCCTTCACCCCACTGGTGAACTCCGCCGAAGGCGATTACTCCATTGACACCACCTTCGCCTCCCATACTCACACCAACTGGGCGTTCACCAAACCGGGTCTTTACACGCTCGATGTCACCTACACCGCCACCACCACGGACGGCAAGGACATCACCTCCGCTCCCCAGACGCTCACCGTGGCCGCCGGTGACGCCGCAATCGCTGACTGTGTGAGCGCGAAGGGCGGGAAGGAAGATCCCACTACCCCCGGCACCCCAAACACCCCAGACAACTCCAGCAAGCCGGACACCTCGTCGAAGGGCATCACATCCTCCAAGCCGAAGCTCGACCGTCTGTGGGGGCTTGTTCTTCC
- the gltX gene encoding glutamate--tRNA ligase produces MTETTSDVRVRFCPSPTGTPHVGMVRTALFNWAYARHTGGKLIFRIEDTDAARDSEESYQAIIDSLNWLGLGWDEGVNVGGPDEPYRQSQRMDIYAEVLQKLKDGGYVYPAYSTNEEVQERHKAAGRDPQLGYDNFDRDLTQEQIDAFEAEGRKPVWRLRMPDKDWSWTDLVRGEMTFKSETQPDYVVARSNGAPLYTLVNPVDDALMGITHVLRGEDLLSSTPRQLALYEALIELGIAKQTPEFGHLPFVMGEGNKKLSKRDPQSNLFNHRDNGIIPEGMLNYLSLLGWSLSADQDIFSVDELIANFDVHDVLGNPARFDQKKLEAINADHIRLLKPEGFAQRLREYLSEYTDFPADYPEEKFTFAADLVQTRIKTLSDAYGLMSFLTTPDAELKLDEKAAKKNLKDDAVQPLEVSIAKLEELGEWKTEEIEKVLSAALIDDLGLKPRKAYGALRVAISGQQVSPPLFESMELLGKESTLARLKAAQAVTPWSAE; encoded by the coding sequence ATGACTGAAACAACTTCCGACGTCCGCGTACGTTTTTGTCCTTCACCTACCGGTACGCCCCACGTGGGCATGGTCCGCACGGCACTGTTCAACTGGGCTTACGCTCGCCACACTGGCGGAAAGCTCATCTTCCGCATCGAGGACACCGATGCTGCTCGCGACTCTGAGGAGTCCTACCAGGCCATCATCGACTCCCTGAACTGGCTCGGATTGGGTTGGGACGAGGGCGTCAACGTGGGCGGCCCGGACGAGCCTTACCGCCAGTCCCAGCGTATGGATATCTACGCTGAGGTTCTGCAGAAGCTCAAGGATGGCGGCTACGTCTATCCGGCGTACTCCACCAATGAGGAAGTCCAGGAGCGCCACAAGGCTGCCGGCCGCGACCCACAGCTGGGCTACGACAACTTTGACCGTGACTTGACCCAGGAGCAGATCGACGCTTTTGAGGCCGAAGGACGCAAGCCGGTCTGGCGCCTGCGTATGCCGGACAAGGACTGGTCGTGGACTGACCTTGTTCGCGGTGAGATGACGTTCAAATCTGAGACTCAGCCGGACTATGTGGTTGCTCGCTCCAACGGGGCGCCGCTGTACACGCTGGTCAACCCTGTCGATGATGCCCTCATGGGCATCACGCACGTCCTGCGTGGCGAGGACCTGCTGTCCTCCACGCCGCGCCAGCTTGCCCTCTATGAGGCACTCATTGAGCTGGGTATTGCTAAGCAGACTCCGGAGTTTGGCCACCTTCCCTTCGTGATGGGTGAGGGCAACAAGAAACTGTCTAAGCGTGACCCGCAGTCGAACCTGTTCAACCACCGTGACAACGGCATTATCCCGGAGGGCATGCTCAACTACCTGTCCCTTCTGGGCTGGTCGCTGTCTGCGGATCAGGACATCTTCTCGGTGGATGAGCTCATTGCCAACTTCGATGTGCACGACGTGCTGGGCAACCCGGCTCGTTTCGACCAGAAGAAGCTGGAGGCCATCAACGCCGATCATATTCGCCTGCTGAAGCCGGAAGGCTTTGCTCAGCGCCTTCGCGAGTATCTGAGCGAATACACCGACTTCCCGGCAGATTACCCCGAGGAAAAGTTCACTTTCGCTGCTGACTTGGTGCAGACCCGCATCAAGACCCTCTCGGACGCCTATGGCCTCATGTCCTTCCTCACCACTCCGGATGCGGAGTTGAAGCTCGATGAGAAGGCTGCAAAGAAGAATCTCAAGGATGACGCCGTGCAGCCGCTCGAGGTCTCCATTGCCAAGCTGGAAGAGCTTGGGGAGTGGAAGACTGAGGAGATTGAGAAGGTTCTCTCCGCCGCGCTTATCGACGACCTCGGGCTCAAGCCCCGCAAGGCCTACGGTGCCCTGCGTGTAGCCATTTCCGGTCAGCAGGTGTCCCCGCCGCTGTTTGAGTCCATGGAGCTACTGGGCAAGGAATCCACCTTGGCACGCCTTAAGGCGGCTCAGGCGGTCACGCCGTGGAGTGCTGAGTAA
- the tetA gene encoding tetracycline efflux ABC transporter TetAB subunit A — MMPPPRRMKTYSWFVPPAPPADDPARLHPARWSSGNRVVRDMVGAYPGVLVLHILSYLIGSGIAAFVPVVVGMIVDGLVGEEKFNAWWLFAVLVGIFIIQFIGEATGDGLATASVRRVTHNAQQHLSSGVLRRGAGAMSPGTVLNTIDADANTVGRYRELLSFPLMAIGYAVCAMVAMWSVSPWISLAIPASALIIALFAAWTAGPVTRVSLKRRAAEADVAGLATDASQGIRTVKGLGAGATVATRFHAETAKAKRLMLTHLRVEVWLGFARFCVAWLCNLGIVGLSAWMTLRGEITPGQLTSVALLVQPALTMAGLAFGDLASGWGRAVASGQRIEQLHHAGDDTAGPELTDTPVPGAELWILEPAERSYATAAAWAQRADVLFPPHTVNVFEGTIADNVNPRGDVPEDVVKQALAAAHCQDILRRLGGINEAGELPDAPLGEAGLNLSGGQRQRVALARALAADPEVLILDDPTTGLDSVTQADVVAAVAALRADKTTVVITGNAAWQHAGTELEVA, encoded by the coding sequence ATGATGCCACCGCCGCGCAGAATGAAGACGTACAGCTGGTTCGTCCCGCCCGCGCCGCCAGCGGACGATCCGGCGCGGCTCCACCCGGCGCGCTGGAGCAGCGGGAACCGCGTGGTCAGGGACATGGTTGGCGCCTACCCGGGCGTGCTGGTGCTGCACATTCTGAGCTACCTCATCGGCTCCGGCATCGCCGCGTTTGTGCCGGTGGTGGTGGGCATGATCGTGGACGGCCTGGTGGGGGAAGAAAAGTTCAACGCATGGTGGCTCTTCGCGGTGCTGGTCGGCATCTTCATCATCCAATTCATCGGCGAGGCCACCGGCGACGGCCTGGCCACAGCCTCGGTGCGCCGCGTGACCCACAACGCGCAGCAGCACCTGTCCTCGGGCGTGCTGCGCCGCGGGGCGGGAGCGATGAGCCCCGGCACCGTACTCAACACCATCGACGCGGACGCGAACACCGTCGGCCGCTACCGCGAGCTGCTGTCGTTTCCGCTCATGGCCATCGGCTACGCGGTCTGCGCGATGGTGGCGATGTGGTCGGTCTCCCCGTGGATCTCACTGGCCATCCCGGCCAGCGCGCTGATCATCGCTCTGTTCGCCGCGTGGACCGCGGGGCCGGTGACGCGGGTGTCGTTGAAGCGTCGCGCCGCGGAGGCGGATGTCGCTGGCTTGGCCACGGATGCGTCGCAAGGCATTCGCACCGTCAAAGGCCTAGGCGCGGGTGCAACCGTGGCAACACGTTTTCACGCCGAAACGGCGAAGGCGAAGCGCTTGATGCTCACGCACCTGCGTGTGGAGGTGTGGCTCGGTTTCGCCAGGTTTTGCGTGGCGTGGCTGTGCAACCTTGGCATCGTGGGCTTGAGCGCGTGGATGACGCTGCGCGGGGAGATCACCCCGGGGCAGCTGACATCCGTGGCACTGTTGGTGCAGCCTGCGTTGACCATGGCGGGCTTAGCGTTCGGCGACCTGGCCAGCGGGTGGGGCAGGGCCGTCGCGAGTGGCCAGCGCATCGAGCAGCTGCACCACGCGGGCGACGACACCGCGGGGCCCGAGCTAACAGACACACCGGTCCCAGGCGCGGAGCTGTGGATTCTCGAGCCGGCGGAGCGTTCCTACGCCACCGCCGCCGCGTGGGCGCAGCGCGCAGACGTGCTGTTCCCGCCGCACACCGTCAACGTGTTTGAGGGCACCATCGCAGACAACGTGAACCCGCGCGGGGATGTGCCGGAGGACGTCGTCAAGCAGGCGCTCGCCGCCGCCCACTGCCAAGACATCCTCCGCAGGCTCGGCGGTATCAACGAAGCAGGCGAGTTGCCGGACGCGCCGCTGGGGGAGGCCGGCCTGAACCTTTCCGGCGGGCAGCGCCAGCGCGTCGCGCTTGCCAGGGCGCTCGCCGCCGACCCGGAGGTGCTCATCCTGGACGACCCGACCACGGGGCTCGATTCCGTGACACAGGCGGACGTCGTGGCAGCCGTCGCCGCGCTCAGAGCAGACAAAACCACCGTGGTCATCACCGGAAACGCCGCGTGGCAGCACGCTGGAACCGAATTGGAGGTGGCGTAG